In Populus alba chromosome 9, ASM523922v2, whole genome shotgun sequence, a genomic segment contains:
- the LOC118027710 gene encoding protein TAB2 homolog, chloroplastic, producing MATLSFNPTRIPHKPISKTASFSKHSEIPFPFSLKPSKNHVKPLHLQSNIITKLSVSTQEEEVETENEDLEEDDPTAETVYLDQETDPDSIVEWELDFCSRPILDVRGKKVWELVVCDDSLSLQFTKYFPNNVINSITLKDAIVSISEDLGVPLPERIRFFRSQMQTIITKACKEIGIKPIPSKRCISLLLWLEERYDTVYTRHPGFQKGAKPLLALDNPFPMELPDNLFGEKWAFVQLPYSAVREEIASLETSFFFGASLDLDLLGIEIDDKTMIPGLAVASSRDEPLAAWMNGLEVCAIEADTSRACLILSVGIATRYVYATYKKTPVTTAEAEAWEAAKKACGGLHFLAIQNDLDSDDCVGFWLLLDLPPPPV from the exons ATGGCTACTCTTAGCTTCAATCCAACCAGAATTCCTCACAAACCCATATCCAAAACCGCTTCTTTTTCAAAACACTCAGAGAttcctttccctttctctctaAAACCCTCAAAAAACCACGTAAAACCACTCCATCTCCAATCAAACATCATAACCAAACTCTCAGTTTCaacacaagaagaagaagtggaGACTGAAAACGAGGACCTCGAAGAAGATGACCCAACCGCAGAAACGGTCTATCTTGACCAGGAAACCGACCCAGATAGCATTGTGGAGTGGGAGTTGGATTTTTGTTCTAGGCCTATACTTGATGTCAGAGGCAAGAAAGTATGGGAGCTTGTTGTTTGTGATGATTCTTTGTCACTTCAATTCACAAAATACTTCCCTAACAATGTTATCAATAGTATCACTTTGAAGGATGCTATTGTATCCATTAGTGAGGATCTTGGTGTCCCCCTGCCTGAAAGAATCAGGTTCTTCAG GTCACAGATGCAGACAATTATAACCAAAGCATGTAAAGAGATAGGTATAAAGCCTATTCCAAGTAAACGG TGCATATCACTACTTCTATGGCTCGAGGAGCGCTATGATACTGTATATACGCGCCATCCTGGTTTCCAAAAGGGAGCTAAACCACTTCTGGCATTAGATAACCCTTTCCCAATGGAACTTCCAGACAATCTTTTCGGGGAGAAATGGGCATTTGTCCAATTACCTTACTCAG CTGTCCGAGAGGAAATTGCATCATTagagacaagttttttttttggtgcaagTCTGGATTTGGATTTATTGGGAATTGAGATTGATGACAAGACAATGATACCTGGACTTGCTGTTGCATCTTCACGTGATGAACCATTAGCAG CGTGGATGAACGGGCTGGAAGTGTGCGCAATTGAAGCTGACACTTCTCGTGCTTGCTTGATTCTATCAGTAGGAATTGCAACCCGTTATGTTTATGCTACCTATAAGAAAACTCCTGTAACAACAGCTGAAGCTGAAGCCTGGGAAGCTGCAAAGAAGGCATGTGGAGGTTTACATTTTCTTGCCATCCAAAACGACTTGGATTCAGATGACTGTGTTGGATTTTGGCTTTTACTAGACTTGCCGCCTCCACCTGTATGA